GCAGGCACCCACCCCGCGACAGGCCGCGGCCACGGCCCCGGGCCTCGGCACGCTCGCGCCCCGCCGCCCCGCGACTTCGCAGTGCACGCCCGCACGCCTTCCAGAAAGCGGCGGGCAAGCCCCGGCAACGATCAGGCCGCGGCCCTTCTCGGGGCCGCGCCACGAGCTACCGCCGCAGCCGCCCTGCCCGCGGCCCGCAGCCATCGCGCGCCCGCCACCAAGCGCCCCTACTCGGCCCGTTCGCGGCAAGGCCACGCGGGCCACCGCCCGCCGCGCCTCTCGCGCGATCGCGAGCCTGCCACCAAGCGGCCGGCAACCCCCATCACGGCGAGGCCGCGAGCCACAGCCCCCAGCGCACCCAACCGACCTGACCGCACGCACACGCCACGCATGCCGCGCGCCCACCCCCACCAAGCAGCCACCAGCCCCCGTCGCGGCGAGGCCGCGAAGCACAGCCGCCAACCTGCCCGGGGGGGCACACGCCCGCACTCACCCGCCGCGCTCGCAGCACGACCACGAACCCCCACCAACCAGCCACCAGCCCCATCACGACGAGGCCGCGAACCACAGCCGCCAACCTGCCCGCGGCCACACGCCCGCACTCACCCGCCGCACTCGCGGCACGACCACCGACTCCCACCAACCAGCGGCGCCCGGGCCTCCCACAGCAAGCCGTAGCCCCAACGCCCGGCCATGCTCGTCATCCGCGCCCCACCGCTCAGCCGCACCGCCAGCCCAGCCGCGACGGGCCGGGGCTCGGCGGCAGTCGCCCCAGCGGTGCACCTCAGCCGCGAAAGCTCACCCCACCGGCGCGGTCAACAGGGCCCGCGCCTCCGGCGCGCTCGACCGCCGCTTGTCGGCTGCCTCGTCGCTCGGCTGCGTCTGCGAGTCCCGCTCCGCGGCCACCCTCGCGGTGTACACCTCGACCTCGCGCCGCACCGTCTCCTCGGACCAGCCCAGCACGTCGGCGACCATCCGAGCCACCCCCTCGGCGCAGTCCACGCCGCGGTGCGGGTACTCGATCGAGATGCGAGTGCGCCGCGCGAGGACGTCCTCCAGGTGCAGCGCGCCCTCGTGGCTGGCCGCGTACACCGCCTCGACCCCGAGGTAGTCCGGGGCATGCTCGATCGGCCGCAGCAGCTCCGGCTTGCCGTCGCCCAGCGCCAGCACCTCGTGCACGAGCGAGCCGTACCGGTCGAGCAGGTGCCGGACCCGGTACGGGTGCAGGCCGTGCTGCGCGGCGAGGTGGTCGGCCTGGTTGACCAGCGCGTGGTAGCCGTCGGCGCCGAGCAGCGGCACCTTGTCGGTGATGGACGGCTGCAGCCGGCCGGGCAGGTCGGGCGCCGCGGCGTCGACCGCGTCCGCTGCCATCACCCGGTACGTCGTGTACTTGCCGCCCGCGATCGCGACCAGCCCGGGCGCCACGCGCGCCACCGCGTGCTCGCGGGACAGCTTCGACGTCTCCTCGCTCTCCCCGGCCAGCAGCGGCCGCAGTCCGGCGTAGACGCCCTCGATGTCGTCGTGCGTCAGCGGCGTCGCGAGCACCGAGTTGACGTGCTCGAGGATGTAGTCGATGTCGTTTTTCGTGGCCGCGGGGTGCGCCAGGTCGAGGTGCCAGTCGGTGTCGGTCGTGCCGACGATCCAGTGGTTGCGCCACGGGATCACGAACAACACGGACTTCTCGGTACGCAGGATCAGCCCGGACTCCGACACGATCCGGTCGCGCGGAACCACGATGTGCACGCCCTTGCTCGCGCGCACCCGGAACCGGCCGCGGCTGCCGGACAGGCGCTGCAGCTCGTCGGTCCAGACCCCGGTGCAGTTGATGACCGCGTTCGCGTGGACCTCCGTCTCGCGCCCGTCCTCCACGTCGCGCACGCGCACGCCGGACACCCGGTCGGCCTCCCGCAGGAAACCGACGACCTGCGTGCTGGTCCGGACCACGGCGCCGTAGTGCGCCGCGGTGCGGGCGACGGTCATGGTGTGGCGGGCGTCGTCGGCCTGCGAGTCGTAGTACCTGATTCCCCCGATCAGGGCGTCGCGTTTGAGCGCGGGGACCAGTCGAAGTGCGCCCGCACGGGTGAGGTGCTTCTGCCCCGGCACCGACCGCGCGCCGCCCATCGTGTCGTACAGGAACAGGCCGGCCGCGGTGTAGGGACGTTCCCAGACGCGGTGCTGCAGCGGGTACAGGAAGCTGACCGGCTTCACCAGGTGCGGCGCGATGCGGGTGAGCATCAGCTCGCGCTCGCGCAGCGCCTCGCGGACGAGGCCGAACTCCAGCTGTTCGAGGTACCGCAGCCCGCCGTGGAAGAGCTTGCTCGACCGGCTCGACGTGCCGGACGCCAGGTCACGGGCCTCGACCAGGGCGACCCGCAGGCCGCGCGTGGCCGCGTCAAGCGCGGTGCCCGCGCCGACCACCCCGCCGCCGATCACCACGAGGTCGAACGTCTCCGCACCGAGCCGCCGCCAGGTCTCCTCCCTCGCCTCCGGCCCCAGCTTCGCCTCAGTCACTCCGGTTCCCCTCCCTCGTGAACGTCCGCTGCACCCACCCAGCATGACACGTTTCCGCACGTCCTCACCGCGCAAGCGCTTGTCGTTCGGTCGACGGGCGAGCACCATGTGACGTTCGGGACAACGTCGTCTCGCGCATTGGGAGGTGTGTCATGACCGACCGGACAGCCCGTCCCTGGACGAGGATGCGGCAGACCACGGCGGGTGAACTACTGGCGGAGTTCCTCGGCACCGCGATCCTCATCATCCTCGGTTGCGGATCCGTGGCCGTGGCCGTGGTCGGCCTGCCGGGTTCGGGCAGGCAAAGCGTCGACTTCGGGCCCGCCAACTGGCTGATCATCGCGTGGGGCTGGGGCCTCGCGGTGGTCTTCGCCGTCTACGTGGCGGGCGGGGTGAGTGGGGCCCACATCAATCCGGCGGTGACCCTGGCCTGGGCCGTCCGCCGCCAGTTCCCCTGGGCGAAGGTCCTGCCCTACTGGGCGGCCCAGGTGGTCGGCGCGTTCGCCGGCGCGGCACTGGTCCTGGGGGTGTACCACGACGCGATCGACGCGTTCCTCGCGTCGCAGAACCCGCCCACGGGCCGGGACGGTTCGGTGGGCACGTTCTCGATCTTCGCGACGTTCCCAGCGAAGTACTTCGGCGACGGGGTGTGGGGGCCGCTGGTCGACCAGATCGTCGGGACGGCGATCCTCGTCGCCATCATCGCGGCGCTCATCGACGCCCGCAACCAACCACCGTCGGCCAACCTCGCCCCGTTCGTGGTCGGCCTGGTCGTGGTCGCGGTCGGCCTCACCTACGGGACGAACGCCGGGTACGCGATCAACCCGGCCCGCGACTTCGGGCCCCGGCTGCTGGCGTTCGTCGCCGGGTGGGGGGACGCGGCCTTCCCGGGCAACGGGGACTGGTTCAGCTGGTACTGGTGGATTCCGATAGTCGGACCGCTCGTCGGCGGGGTGGTCGGTGTGCTGGTCTACGACTTCTTCATCGGCAGCGTGCTGGCCGTCCGGCCGGCGCCGGGTGCCGAGCCGACGCCGCCGCCCGGCCGCGTTCCCGGCTCCGCCGACAGCGAGGCGGGCGACGGCACCCGGGCCGAGGGGGACGTCCTGCCCGAGACGGACCAGACCCGGTCCGGGCGGTAGGTGCAGCGATCCGAATAGCCCAAAGGCAGGCAAATCAACGGGAGGAGTCCCATGGCCTCATATGTCGCCGCCATTGACCAGGGCACGACGTCCACCAGGGCGATGATCTTCGACCACTCCGGGCGGGTGGTCGCCGTCGACCAGCGGGAGCACGAGCAGATCTTCCCGCAGGCCGGCTGGGTCGAGCACAACGCGGAAGAGATCTGGGAGAACACGCGCGCGGTCACCGCGGGCGCGCTCGCCAAGGCCGACCTGCAGGCCGGGGACATCGCCGCGGTGGGCATCACGAACCAGCGCGAGACGGCGCTGGTGTGGGACCGGAAGACAGGCAAGCCGGTCTACAACGCGATCGTCTGGCAGGACACCCGCACCGACCGGATCGTCGACCAGCTCGGCGAGCTCGGCGGCGGCCAGGAGCGGTACCGGCCGAAGACGGGTCTGCCGCTGGCGACGTACTTCTCCGGGCCGAAGGTCAAGTGGATCCTGGACAACGTCGAGGGCGCGCGGGAACGCGCGGAGGCCGGTGATCTGGTGTTCGGCAACATGGACACCTGGACCGTGTGGAACATGACGGGCGGCCCGGACGGCGGGGTGCACGTGACGGACCCGACGAACGCGTCGCGCACGCTGCTGATGGACCTGGACACGCTGAGCTGGGACGCCGACATCGCAGCGGACATGGGGATTCCCATGTCGATGCTGCCGGAGATCCGTTCGTCGTCCGAGGAGTACGGCAAGGTGCGCCCGCGCGGGGTGCTGTCGGGTGTGCCGATCGCCGGCATCCTGGGCGACCAGCAGGCCGCGACGTTCGGGCAGGCGTGCCTGTCGCCGGGCGAGGCCAAGAACACCTACGGCACCGGCAACTTCGTGCTGCTGAACACGGGCACGGAGAAGGTGATGTCGGAGAACGGCCTCCTCACGACGGTCTGCTACAAGATCGGGTCGAACGACACGATCTACGCGCTGGAGGGTTCCATCGCGGTGACCGGTTCGCTGGTGCAGTGGCTGCGGGACAACCTCGGGATCATCAGCAACGCTGCCGAGATCGAGGAGCTGGCGCGCACGGTGGAGGACAACGGCGGGGCGTACTTCGTGCCGGCGTTCTCGGGCCTGTTCGCGCCGCACTGGCGGTCGGACGCGCGTGGCGTGATCGCCGGGTTGACGCGCTACGTGAACAAGGGGCACATCGCGCGGGCCGTCCTGGAGGCGACGGCGTTCCAGACGCGCGAGGTGATCGAGGCGATGAACGCGGACTCGGGTGTGCCGCTGAAGTCGCTGAAGGTCGACGGCGGGATGGTGGTGAACGAGCTGTTGATGCAGTTCCAGGCCGACATCCTGGACGTCCCGGTGATCCGCCCGGTGGTGGCGGAGACGACGGCCCTCGGCGCCGCGTACGCCGCCGGCCTGGCGGTGGGTTTCTGGGCGAGCGAGGACGACATCCGCAACAACTGGGCCCAGGACAAGGAGTGGAACCCGTCGATGGACGCCCAGCACCGCGAGGCGCAGTACCACAACTGGAAGAAGGCGGTGACGAAGACCTTCGACTGGGTGGAGTGACGGATCGCGGCGCGCGCTTTCCGTTGCCCTGTGAGGGTTGCGGCGGGAGGCGCGCGCCTCACCCCCGGCGCGCTCGGGTGCCACACCCTTCGGCCAGCGGCGGCAGGCCGCAGACCGCCGCCGAGCCGCGGGCGGCGCCGAGCCGCGGGCGGCGCCGCAGAGCCGCAGGGCGGGCCGGCGCCGAGCCGACGCAGGGGCCCGGGTCGGCGCGGCGGCAGGCGCCGCAGAGCCGCAGGGCGGCACCGCGAAGGGCTGCGCTGTGCCGCGCGTGCGGCTCAGCACCGCGCCGCCGTTTTGTATAGCGCTACGGCCCGGCACGGTCCACCCGCCCGGCAGCGCTCCCGCCCAGCGCGGCGCAGCGGGGCGGGGCGGCACGACGCCACGGCACGGCGCACCCCAAGCGCGGCGGTGCAGCCCGGCACGCCTCCCGCCCACCCAAGCGCTGCCGCTCGGCGCGAAGCGGCCGCGCAGCCCAGCACGAGGCTGCGGCTCGACGCAGAGGAACCTCGCGCGCTGTCGCACAGTGCGCTCGGCCTGAACCGCAAGATCGCGCGACGAGCGCGGCCTGTTGTCGACCACCGCAGCGCCGCCGTCTCGCGCGAAGCGCCCTCACGCAGCACGGCGCAACCCCCGCGGGTGCAGTTCCACCCCTCAGCTCGTCGAAATCCTCGGCATCCCCTCCCTGACCGAACCTCCTACCGCGCTTCGCTCAGGGCTCCACCGCGATTAGAGTGAACGGCACTCCTTGGTCGTCCAGCACCTGGGCCATCCGCCCGTACGGCGAGTCCCGCGGCTCCGTCAACCGCCGGGCGCCCAGGGACTCCGCCTTCGTCAGCGCCTCGTCGGTGTCCGTCACTCCGAAGTAGACGGACCAGTGCGGCGGCACGCGCGCCGGGACCTCCGGTGGCAGCTGCCCCAGTCCGCCGACCGTCCGGTCGTCCACCTTCAGCGCCGCGTAGACGAAGCCGTCGCCGGACAGGTCGTCGAAGCGATAGCTGAACACGCGGCCGTAGAAGGCTTTCGCCGCATCGAAGTCGCGCGTCATGCACTCGTTCCACACCAGGGTGCCCGGCACGTTCGCGATTCTCGCGCCGATGTGCCCCTTCGCCTGCCAGAGGCCGAACGCCGCACCCGTCGGGTCGGCCGCTAGCGCCATCCGGCCCGAATCGCCGACATCGCCTGGTGGTAGCAGCACCTGACCGCCTGCCTCGCTGATCTTCGCGGTCGTCTTGTCGACGTCGGCGACCGCCAGGTACGTCGTCCACGCCGCGCCCTGATCGTCCACCGCGGGTGGTAACGGGCCGACCGCGGCCACGGCTCTGCCCTCCAGCGTCGCGATCGTGTAGTGCCCGTACTCCTCGCCCTGGTCCGCGAACCGCCAGCCGAGCAGCGCACCGTAGAACTCGGCCGCCCGCTTCGGATCGGCCACCATCAGGTCGACCCACGCCGGTGTGCCCTCGGGCCAAGCGGTGTCGCGCAGAGTCATCTCGAACATCCCTTCCACCAGGAGTTGTGCCAGTGGTCACAGTCTGGCACCCACCCCCGACAAAAACGGGTCAGCCGAGAACGGCGTACACGATCACGTTGTCCCGGTAACTCCGCGCGGCCCGGTCGAACACGCCGCCGCACGTGATGAGCCGCAACTCCGGCCCGGCCGTGTCGCCGTACACCGCGGCGGTCGGGAACTCCGCTTTCGGCACCCGCTCCACGCGGATCACCACGAAACCCGCCCGTGAACCGTCCACACGCGACACCTCAACCCGGTCGCCGGGCGAAAGTTCCCGCAACCGCGCGAAAATCCCCGGCTGCCGGTTGCCGTCAACGTGGCCCAGGATCACCGCGGGCCCGCGCTCCCCCGGCGCCGGTCCCTGCGAATACCAGCCGGCCTGCCCGGGCGAGGTCACCGGCGGCGTCTGCACGGTCCCGTCCTCGTTGAGCCCCAACGGGATCAGCGTCGAGCGCGCCCCGATCGCCGGGATCTCCACGGCAACGGGAGCCGCGACCGGCCGGGCCTGCTCCGGCGATGCGGCGCAACCGCACAGCAGAAGCAGGCCCAGCAGCGCGGCGAACGCTGCCCGGATCACGGCGCCAGCGACCCGTCACCGGTCTGCGGCGCGCCGCGCGGCACGACTCGCGTCTGCCCCGGGCTCGGCGCGGAGCCCCGGTCCACCTTTCCCGGCGCGGGGGAGGAATCCCGGTCGAGCACGGTGAAGTAAACGGTCACCGGTTCCCCACCGCAGTGGAACGACACCGGATAGGAGCCTTCCGACACATCGCGGATCACCGTTTCGGCGAACAACGCCCACGGCTGATGACCCTCCGCGTTCGCCGCAAGCGGTTGCGTCACCCGCAGGGCTCGAGTGGTGAGTGGACTGGCTTCGGCGTCGCAGGCGGCGGCGACCGAGACCTGCTCGCCGGCGTGCCCGCTGTACGCGGACAGCTTCAACCAAGTAGGAATCGGCGCCGAAGTGGTTTCCTCCGCCGAGGTGGTTTCCTCCGGCGAAGTGGTGGTGGTCTGCGCGAACGCCGGCGTGGCGGCGACCAGGGTCGCGAAGAAGCCGGCGGCGATGGCGG
The window above is part of the Amycolatopsis thermoflava N1165 genome. Proteins encoded here:
- a CDS encoding VOC family protein; the protein is MTLRDTAWPEGTPAWVDLMVADPKRAAEFYGALLGWRFADQGEEYGHYTIATLEGRAVAAVGPLPPAVDDQGAAWTTYLAVADVDKTTAKISEAGGQVLLPPGDVGDSGRMALAADPTGAAFGLWQAKGHIGARIANVPGTLVWNECMTRDFDAAKAFYGRVFSYRFDDLSGDGFVYAALKVDDRTVGGLGQLPPEVPARVPPHWSVYFGVTDTDEALTKAESLGARRLTEPRDSPYGRMAQVLDDQGVPFTLIAVEP
- the glpK gene encoding glycerol kinase GlpK, whose product is MASYVAAIDQGTTSTRAMIFDHSGRVVAVDQREHEQIFPQAGWVEHNAEEIWENTRAVTAGALAKADLQAGDIAAVGITNQRETALVWDRKTGKPVYNAIVWQDTRTDRIVDQLGELGGGQERYRPKTGLPLATYFSGPKVKWILDNVEGARERAEAGDLVFGNMDTWTVWNMTGGPDGGVHVTDPTNASRTLLMDLDTLSWDADIAADMGIPMSMLPEIRSSSEEYGKVRPRGVLSGVPIAGILGDQQAATFGQACLSPGEAKNTYGTGNFVLLNTGTEKVMSENGLLTTVCYKIGSNDTIYALEGSIAVTGSLVQWLRDNLGIISNAAEIEELARTVEDNGGAYFVPAFSGLFAPHWRSDARGVIAGLTRYVNKGHIARAVLEATAFQTREVIEAMNADSGVPLKSLKVDGGMVVNELLMQFQADILDVPVIRPVVAETTALGAAYAAGLAVGFWASEDDIRNNWAQDKEWNPSMDAQHREAQYHNWKKAVTKTFDWVE
- a CDS encoding class F sortase; translated protein: MIRAAFAALLGLLLLCGCAASPEQARPVAAPVAVEIPAIGARSTLIPLGLNEDGTVQTPPVTSPGQAGWYSQGPAPGERGPAVILGHVDGNRQPGIFARLRELSPGDRVEVSRVDGSRAGFVVIRVERVPKAEFPTAAVYGDTAGPELRLITCGGVFDRAARSYRDNVIVYAVLG
- a CDS encoding MIP/aquaporin family protein; the protein is MTDRTARPWTRMRQTTAGELLAEFLGTAILIILGCGSVAVAVVGLPGSGRQSVDFGPANWLIIAWGWGLAVVFAVYVAGGVSGAHINPAVTLAWAVRRQFPWAKVLPYWAAQVVGAFAGAALVLGVYHDAIDAFLASQNPPTGRDGSVGTFSIFATFPAKYFGDGVWGPLVDQIVGTAILVAIIAALIDARNQPPSANLAPFVVGLVVVAVGLTYGTNAGYAINPARDFGPRLLAFVAGWGDAAFPGNGDWFSWYWWIPIVGPLVGGVVGVLVYDFFIGSVLAVRPAPGAEPTPPPGRVPGSADSEAGDGTRAEGDVLPETDQTRSGR